In the Pedobacter cryoconitis genome, TTGCAAGATAAAAGTGACATAAAAGACAATAGAGTGAAATTCTATTAATCTTATTTTGCGTAATTTTGAAACCGGAAGTACATCACTTCCGGTTTTTTTATTTTAAGCGCAAATGGATATTCAGGAAAATATAGTCAATAAGGTTGCTGCCAGTGGTTTAGTTACATTTAACCTGGAGCTTTACTATGATCAGGGAGAAAGGATAGTCTATGATATTAAAGACAATCTGTTTCATGGTCTGATGCTTAGAGAAAAGGATTTCAGAGAATTTATTAAAACCCATGACTGGGCATCTTATACAGGAAAAAATGTAGCAGTGATCTGCAGTGCAGATGCTATTGTGCCAACCTGGGCATATATGTTATTGGCAAATAAGTTAAAGCCCTTTGCAAATGAAGTTGTTTTTGGTGGTTTAGATACACTGGAGGCTGTTTTATTCAGTAAGGCCTTAGCCAAAGTTGACCTTTCTGTATACCAGGATGCCAGAGTTGTTGTGAAAGGATGTGCGGATATTGATGTTCCGGTATCTGCTTATGTAGAGATCACTTCTTTGTTAACTCCTGTGGTAAAAAGTATCATGTATGGTGAACCTTGTTCTACAGTGCCTATCTTTAAACGAAAGGATTAGTTTTTTTGGAGGAGTTTTTGTTTAGATCAGGTATGAGAAAATTGTTTTTGCTGTTTGTATTTTTGATTACCATCGCCGATGCTGAAGCGCAGGAGTTGCCTTTAAAGAAGGAACCGGTCTTTCAGGCAGGGGAAGTTTTATCTTATAAATTGAAATATGGCTTTATCACAGCTGCTGAGGCAACGATTAAAGTCATGAATTCAGACCTTAAATTTGATGACAATGAAACCTATAAACTGGTAGTAGATGCGAAAACTTCGGGTACCTTTGATATCTTTTATAAAATCAGGGATCATTATGATTCTTATATAGACAAGACGAAACTAACCCCTTATTTTTATCAGGAGGATGTTAAAGAGGCTAGTTATACCAGGAAAGACAAAGCGAGATTTACGCAGGAAACAAAAAAAGTAGTTTCTAATAAAGGTACTTTTACTGCC is a window encoding:
- a CDS encoding DUF3108 domain-containing protein, encoding MRKLFLLFVFLITIADAEAQELPLKKEPVFQAGEVLSYKLKYGFITAAEATIKVMNSDLKFDDNETYKLVVDAKTSGTFDIFYKIRDHYDSYIDKTKLTPYFYQEDVKEASYTRKDKARFTQETKKVVSNKGTFTAPTNQTFDLVSAYYFARSLDISRLKIGEKFKLNYFLGDGIHQLEIKYVGKEVVKSKLGNIRCLKFSPSIEPGRIFRKDSALYLWITDDGNRVPVKAQVEIIVGAVTMEIKSADGLKYPLAKEK
- a CDS encoding DUF2480 family protein yields the protein MDIQENIVNKVAASGLVTFNLELYYDQGERIVYDIKDNLFHGLMLREKDFREFIKTHDWASYTGKNVAVICSADAIVPTWAYMLLANKLKPFANEVVFGGLDTLEAVLFSKALAKVDLSVYQDARVVVKGCADIDVPVSAYVEITSLLTPVVKSIMYGEPCSTVPIFKRKD